The proteins below come from a single Faecalibaculum rodentium genomic window:
- the lepB gene encoding signal peptidase I, translating into MSSHKKEMPSADQFDSADWKKEKKRILYQKKFRDTLKSTVAVLVVVAALAILAATLWLPVLRIYGNSMTPTLSEGNIVATVKTTEFQPGDVIAFYYNNKLLVKRVIAGPGDWVDLADDGTVYVNGKELEEPYLEEKALGETNIDYPYQVPEDRWFVMGDHRSVSLDSRTKAIGPIAEEQIVGKLVWRLWPLDAAGTL; encoded by the coding sequence ATGAGCAGCCATAAGAAAGAGATGCCATCGGCCGATCAGTTTGACTCGGCGGACTGGAAGAAAGAAAAGAAACGGATTTTGTACCAGAAAAAGTTCCGGGACACACTCAAAAGCACCGTTGCGGTGCTCGTGGTCGTCGCCGCACTGGCGATTCTCGCCGCAACCCTGTGGCTCCCGGTCCTGCGCATCTACGGAAACTCCATGACACCCACCCTCAGCGAAGGCAACATTGTCGCCACGGTGAAAACCACAGAATTCCAGCCGGGGGATGTCATTGCCTTCTATTACAACAACAAGCTCCTCGTCAAGCGCGTCATCGCCGGACCGGGAGACTGGGTGGATCTTGCGGACGACGGCACTGTGTACGTCAACGGCAAGGAACTGGAGGAACCGTATCTGGAGGAAAAAGCACTGGGTGAAACGAACATCGACTACCCCTACCAGGTGCCGGAAGACCGGTGGTTTGTGATGGGGGACCACCGGAGCGTTTCCCTGGACTCCAGAACCAAGGCCATCGGGCCCATTGCCGAAGAACAGATTGTCGGCAAGCTGGTCTGGCGGCTCTGGCCTCTTGATGCGGCAGGGACTTTGTAG
- a CDS encoding Spy0128 family protein, whose amino-acid sequence MKRQLNGLAHKVLSILLAGMMVWTQTGLNVFADNQNPEDLPTAEQTPPRDTIANPEITIQHYLNFSAVSMGLITVKPDPKTSQGTVVYPLRNTPDYSDSFNWNTFKQEYTDGKLKEGVDYEVESGVLLQIYNKEARGVVTNGQGAPEYGLILKDGQMAVHDTKKMLFQDETVTYHEKPYLDYMNRLDNNDNYELKAVLVGYGLTEEQQKDVEGTDFHMAEITGDINKKNPVVFTNNPNYSETIDGQKIVVDQTNPVRMGDHWVIYVKEGTTIRLLFDPTSSTYDKNDVNFFDYDITDGYIYLSEKKDPNNPDGIQNSPVVSNTPLPTSSQKDNQDAGYITYGNTYQQGINSPSNYTGTGAKLAFGNSNTGSGLANETLTTGGVVNNINKTNGSVNALGSVFDLATGLKDDGTPKWNTGVSAPNLFTTDATKEVKGKTNYIKGEFGLRFNRSGGTYILEDVTKKGTSGAYSEVSSASNLSSFRDLDCNTKVIWSNDFWPMDAADSYGTDGHDLKFGAGKTAGTYGAADPQNRYFNRSSTAANQGKGTLPIADSALDHNSYFGMSFTTDFYLDPGYSGPLRYYFYGDDDMFVFLSKVTTDDQGNETLTDTKKIADVGGVHSSVGMYTNLWPYVNNGEPIPYPDKNMSEAEKKALVQHYRLSVFYTERGASGSSCFMRLTVPFEPSTYDELDFKADLNVDKEVKTQVPPAESGDAQPEKYSFLLNLKQGEEISVTGEDGQTSTRPATFDEAKKNLVNIYAYTIKDIDTDQTVDSGYIADGGSFELADGQRFTVKGLPEGSLYRVEEIKLDSSESTTFVSGQVDKDGNTNIQKDFQEGNTVSGSTQQENYVKFVNATDIGMLTLNKEIDPAGGHTTTEDFSFRVKLEATEGSVVNSLSVLRNGLQEQDIAPNADGEFEVTLHWNDEKNQYDTVTLYNIPLKSKYTVTEISNGNYLPSDITVTGGVNNTTTLAAGMVQGTVDANGPITETNRPNVTVNYTNVYAPNATARIVAEKTIDGRKAAAGGETFTFQLEGANNAAIAYLKDNSPLLAQATVKEGETTATAEFAPMHFTRSEIGEYLFNVTEVGRGTVQNGLEYDDTKYQVKVVVQNATDEDGNLTQDLEAVVTWSNGITDDAGNPVETEGNTVSFTNKVKLEAEASINFTKNVQGEGSVTNGNTGDEYTFTIEAAATNPNAPMPKETTVTITNDGRQSPYDGSFGPISYTREDLGQGDATKFYEYVIQEEGGTVGGLLTDEKQYLAKIKVSKAAVNGVDQLTAVLDSVSVMGGADAADNSLVFTNIYQRAQAVINVRKTLDGRPMREGEVFAFELLKKGSSTVLQTLMLRGIEGQSTVTGSFEPIEFLSEDSQDYIVREIKGNDPEITYDTKEHTVSVVVTEAEDRTLQAAVSYDRANPEDVTALDITNIWNTSVEWAPSVTKETLGGSPAGYTFQMKLDPAANASLTGSDEATSDETGKITFDPIRFTKPGNYKVTVSEVPGADDKINCDDHKVVFNLTVKADSATGLLSVEDAVGNNASTVFTNDAGLRLTKTIVPGTDVELTKDDYAKKFTFNLSLKDKDNNALAGSFRTVIRDEDDRVVEGDQTVITKGEGTIELSHGQTAYIYGLPIGTKYSIAEKQEEGWFNVEALLSEGTASPGENMTASFTNVKMSTDTSLILGYKALTGTDGMNESIDIGHLLNSFEFQIAPISAEVEDTPVVSTPKAEEEETEPADFDAEQEPAASDPAADTDEDSEPAAEEQAGETTVQEIALPRIVSKKINLALEDIPMPEKGNKVYSSETGVIDFGKIEFTRAGTYVYEVTEIDKTDSEIDYSDKVWTITITVENVVTNNQVTGVKVTKVEYKDNDGNLSSDGFTFTNVFNGTPALNLHKSMSINGGPITDVKEAQPVNAGDSVTYYLTASVPGDATAAARDVVITDVVPAPVGDAAAELTLIDKGTASFDASKNLLTWNVGDIGVNKAVTVSWTVRVPAVTVDTHWTNIAAAKYSNNPKDPDEEITSNDVTVEETPVLPDVKIYKAQSVNKPGAAGVGGFSDSKDPVMSEQGSLVVYELKVTNHGTGAAKNVIVSDKIPTSQEEKLSLEFVQAYDGGTFDKGNQTVTWKIPELAPGASAWVHFSVKIPTASKWNSWTNQATVKHEDPKDPGKETPEEPSNKVTVETDVPALTIQKDQKLNDDEQFTQEILHARDKDIVTYKLTVANTSKVEAKDVVLKDKVPTGTPETPLIVIPESIQGGNLYADGTIVWNLGTIPAGESREVTFQVRVPYVKELTRWLNVATVNYSNNPDGPDKPQESNKVEVEAKAPKLRLEKFQNFEDGQPVKTPLTSLGEEEIVTYTLRAVNEGEFTAENVIITDEIPDGTTLVKDSISDGGKERNGVIEWNVGNIEPGQANAKTVSFQVKLDPITVATTWKNGASAVYDNNPDNPTDPKDPKTPVDSNIVEIEGDVPALVIEKSQQKNDEAPATPILVDAGDTITYSLTVSNNGKAAAKDVVVQDPVPEGLELVENSISDGGTVKDGVITWSLGTLSAGASKSVTFKVTAPKVTEATTWINAASTTYSNREDPEDPIPSNEVESKADVPHLVIEKEQQKADGDLTKDLMEVNGGDIVTYYVSVTNDGNAEARDVKVTDTVPEGLTLVDGSISDKGTVKNGVITWKLGNLAKGEKRTVSFKVNVPEEQGMWRNIAYTFYPNNPDNEDGEDPKEEPSNPVDIIEWPEEGPKLLIDKTQALNNGTLTSEVLKGKAGDVVTYALTVRNVGKTTAEGITVTDVVPKGLTYVNGSASHNAVYDNGKLTWYVETLEPGESVTLKFQAKLPMDNAAGSWKNVAKLTYQNDPSGPEHETPSNEVEVKKDPNKVPTTSTNGKPHPGASAPTATNTGILTWTLLAAGAATGVAGLGIAGRRRRKPVSRKRK is encoded by the coding sequence ATGAAGAGACAATTGAATGGGCTGGCCCACAAGGTTCTATCCATTCTTCTGGCCGGCATGATGGTCTGGACACAGACCGGGTTGAATGTCTTCGCGGACAATCAGAATCCTGAGGATCTTCCCACTGCGGAACAGACTCCGCCGCGGGATACGATTGCCAATCCGGAAATCACGATACAGCATTATCTGAATTTCAGTGCGGTATCTATGGGCTTGATAACAGTAAAGCCGGATCCCAAAACCAGTCAGGGTACAGTGGTATATCCATTAAGAAATACTCCGGACTACAGTGATAGTTTTAACTGGAATACATTCAAGCAGGAGTATACTGATGGGAAACTGAAAGAAGGCGTAGATTATGAAGTCGAATCCGGAGTTCTGCTTCAGATTTACAACAAAGAGGCCAGAGGTGTGGTAACCAATGGTCAGGGTGCACCGGAGTATGGTCTGATTCTGAAAGATGGCCAGATGGCTGTTCATGATACGAAAAAGATGCTTTTTCAAGATGAAACAGTCACCTACCATGAGAAACCATATCTGGATTACATGAACCGCCTTGACAACAATGACAACTACGAACTGAAAGCAGTTCTTGTTGGTTATGGTTTGACAGAAGAACAACAGAAAGATGTAGAAGGAACCGATTTTCATATGGCGGAAATTACAGGTGATATCAACAAGAAAAATCCTGTGGTTTTCACCAATAATCCCAACTATTCAGAAACAATAGATGGACAGAAAATTGTTGTGGACCAAACCAACCCTGTTCGGATGGGCGATCATTGGGTGATTTATGTGAAAGAAGGCACGACCATCCGGCTGCTGTTCGATCCGACCAGTTCCACCTATGACAAGAATGATGTCAATTTCTTCGATTATGACATTACGGATGGATACATTTATCTGAGTGAAAAGAAAGACCCAAATAATCCGGACGGAATACAGAATTCTCCAGTTGTTTCCAACACACCACTGCCCACTTCCAGTCAGAAAGACAATCAGGATGCAGGTTATATCACCTATGGAAATACCTATCAGCAGGGGATAAACTCCCCCAGCAACTATACGGGGACAGGTGCAAAGCTTGCATTTGGCAACTCAAACACAGGATCAGGACTGGCAAATGAAACGCTCACGACGGGAGGTGTTGTCAACAACATCAATAAGACCAATGGCAGTGTGAATGCTCTGGGCTCCGTGTTCGATCTTGCAACTGGTTTGAAGGATGATGGAACGCCGAAGTGGAACACCGGTGTTTCTGCTCCCAATCTGTTCACCACTGACGCTACAAAAGAGGTCAAGGGAAAAACCAACTATATTAAGGGAGAGTTTGGTCTCCGGTTCAACAGATCTGGTGGAACCTATATTCTGGAGGATGTAACCAAAAAGGGAACTTCAGGCGCATATTCCGAGGTGTCTTCCGCAAGCAACTTGTCGTCATTCCGGGACCTGGACTGCAATACCAAGGTGATCTGGTCCAATGATTTCTGGCCTATGGATGCGGCTGATTCCTATGGAACAGATGGACACGACCTGAAATTTGGCGCCGGGAAGACTGCAGGCACCTATGGAGCTGCAGACCCGCAAAACCGGTATTTCAACAGAAGCTCCACAGCAGCGAATCAGGGAAAAGGAACTCTGCCCATAGCAGACAGTGCCCTGGATCACAACTCCTACTTCGGCATGAGTTTTACCACAGACTTCTATCTGGATCCTGGCTATTCCGGTCCTCTTCGTTACTACTTCTACGGTGATGACGATATGTTTGTCTTCCTTTCCAAAGTAACAACGGATGACCAGGGAAACGAAACTCTTACAGATACGAAAAAGATTGCAGATGTCGGTGGAGTTCATTCGTCTGTAGGTATGTACACAAACCTGTGGCCATACGTAAATAACGGTGAGCCAATTCCTTATCCAGACAAGAATATGTCTGAAGCGGAGAAAAAGGCTCTGGTACAGCACTATCGCCTGTCTGTGTTCTATACAGAGCGTGGTGCCTCCGGATCATCCTGCTTTATGCGTCTGACAGTTCCGTTTGAACCCAGTACGTATGATGAACTGGATTTCAAAGCAGACCTGAATGTTGACAAGGAAGTAAAGACGCAGGTTCCGCCAGCAGAGAGTGGCGATGCACAGCCTGAAAAGTACTCCTTCCTTCTGAACCTGAAGCAGGGTGAAGAGATTTCTGTGACGGGAGAAGATGGTCAGACATCTACTCGACCTGCTACCTTTGATGAAGCCAAAAAGAATCTGGTCAATATATATGCCTATACAATCAAGGATATAGACACAGATCAGACAGTGGATTCCGGTTATATTGCCGATGGGGGCTCATTTGAACTGGCTGACGGGCAGCGCTTCACCGTGAAGGGCCTCCCCGAAGGTTCTCTCTACCGTGTGGAAGAAATCAAGCTTGATTCCTCCGAGTCCACGACATTTGTCAGCGGACAGGTGGATAAGGATGGAAATACCAACATTCAGAAAGACTTCCAGGAAGGAAACACCGTGTCCGGTTCTACGCAGCAAGAAAACTACGTCAAGTTCGTGAATGCCACAGACATTGGCATGCTGACACTGAATAAGGAAATCGATCCGGCTGGCGGACACACCACCACGGAAGACTTCTCGTTCCGTGTGAAGCTGGAGGCAACGGAAGGCTCTGTTGTCAACAGCCTGAGTGTGCTGCGCAACGGTCTGCAGGAACAGGACATTGCTCCGAATGCAGATGGCGAGTTCGAAGTCACGCTGCACTGGAATGATGAAAAGAATCAGTATGACACAGTAACGCTCTACAACATTCCGCTGAAGAGCAAATACACAGTGACAGAAATCTCCAACGGGAACTACCTGCCCTCTGACATCACAGTGACTGGTGGTGTAAACAACACCACTACACTGGCTGCCGGAATGGTTCAGGGTACAGTGGATGCGAATGGTCCCATTACAGAAACCAACCGTCCGAACGTCACCGTCAACTACACCAACGTCTACGCACCCAACGCGACAGCACGGATCGTGGCGGAAAAGACCATTGACGGACGGAAGGCCGCAGCAGGCGGTGAAACCTTCACATTCCAGCTGGAAGGCGCCAATAACGCGGCAATCGCCTACTTGAAAGACAACAGTCCGCTGCTTGCACAGGCTACTGTCAAGGAAGGTGAAACGACTGCCACTGCAGAATTTGCACCGATGCACTTCACCCGCAGCGAAATTGGAGAATACCTCTTCAACGTGACCGAAGTCGGAAGAGGTACTGTACAGAACGGCCTGGAATATGATGATACGAAGTATCAGGTGAAGGTCGTTGTGCAGAATGCAACGGATGAAGATGGCAACCTGACACAGGATCTGGAAGCTGTCGTAACCTGGTCCAACGGGATAACAGATGATGCCGGAAACCCGGTGGAAACTGAAGGAAATACTGTGTCATTCACCAACAAGGTAAAGCTGGAAGCCGAGGCCTCCATCAACTTCACCAAGAATGTACAGGGTGAGGGAAGTGTGACCAACGGCAACACCGGTGATGAGTATACTTTCACCATCGAGGCTGCTGCCACCAACCCGAATGCACCGATGCCGAAGGAAACAACAGTGACCATCACCAATGATGGTCGACAGAGCCCCTATGATGGCAGCTTTGGACCGATCTCTTATACAAGGGAAGATCTTGGTCAGGGCGATGCAACCAAATTCTACGAATACGTGATTCAGGAAGAGGGCGGAACTGTCGGCGGTCTGCTGACAGATGAAAAGCAGTACCTTGCGAAGATCAAAGTCTCCAAGGCAGCCGTCAATGGCGTCGACCAACTGACAGCGGTGCTGGATTCCGTCTCCGTGATGGGTGGAGCCGACGCGGCTGACAACAGCCTTGTCTTCACCAACATCTACCAGCGCGCGCAGGCTGTCATCAACGTCCGCAAGACACTGGATGGCCGTCCCATGCGGGAGGGCGAAGTCTTCGCCTTCGAACTTCTGAAAAAAGGAAGCTCCACAGTCCTGCAGACGCTGATGCTCAGGGGCATTGAAGGACAGTCCACCGTGACAGGTTCCTTTGAGCCCATCGAATTCCTGAGCGAGGATTCCCAGGACTACATCGTCCGCGAAATCAAAGGCAACGATCCGGAGATCACTTACGACACGAAGGAACACACGGTGAGCGTGGTGGTGACGGAAGCCGAAGACCGGACTCTGCAGGCGGCTGTTTCCTATGACAGGGCAAATCCCGAAGATGTCACAGCACTGGACATCACCAACATCTGGAACACCTCCGTGGAATGGGCACCGTCTGTCACGAAGGAAACCCTGGGAGGCAGTCCTGCCGGCTATACATTCCAGATGAAACTTGACCCGGCAGCCAATGCCTCTCTCACAGGCAGTGACGAAGCTACCAGTGATGAAACCGGGAAAATTACATTTGATCCGATCCGCTTCACCAAGCCTGGAAACTACAAAGTCACCGTTTCCGAAGTGCCTGGTGCGGACGACAAGATCAACTGCGATGATCATAAAGTCGTCTTCAACCTGACGGTGAAAGCCGATTCGGCCACAGGCCTGCTTTCTGTGGAAGACGCAGTGGGAAACAATGCTTCCACTGTCTTCACCAACGATGCCGGACTGCGCCTGACCAAGACGATTGTGCCTGGTACAGATGTGGAGCTCACCAAAGATGATTATGCGAAGAAGTTTACTTTTAATCTGTCTTTGAAAGATAAAGACAACAATGCTCTGGCTGGATCATTCAGAACCGTGATTCGCGATGAGGACGATCGCGTAGTGGAGGGTGATCAGACTGTCATTACCAAAGGCGAGGGCACCATTGAACTCTCCCATGGACAGACTGCTTATATCTATGGACTGCCCATAGGTACGAAGTACAGCATTGCTGAAAAACAGGAAGAAGGCTGGTTCAACGTTGAAGCTCTGTTAAGCGAAGGAACTGCCAGCCCAGGCGAGAATATGACTGCCTCCTTCACAAACGTGAAGATGAGCACTGACACTAGTCTGATCCTCGGCTACAAGGCCCTGACAGGTACTGATGGCATGAACGAGAGTATTGATATTGGTCATTTGCTGAACAGCTTCGAGTTCCAGATTGCGCCGATATCCGCAGAAGTAGAAGATACACCGGTTGTCTCGACACCGAAGGCAGAGGAAGAGGAAACTGAACCGGCAGATTTTGATGCTGAACAGGAACCGGCCGCTTCTGATCCGGCAGCCGATACGGACGAAGATTCGGAGCCTGCAGCAGAAGAACAGGCTGGGGAAACCACTGTTCAGGAAATTGCCCTTCCACGGATTGTTTCCAAAAAGATCAATCTGGCACTCGAGGATATCCCAATGCCCGAAAAAGGCAATAAGGTATACAGCTCCGAAACAGGCGTGATCGACTTTGGCAAGATTGAATTCACCAGAGCCGGAACCTATGTTTATGAAGTCACTGAAATCGACAAGACCGATTCGGAAATCGACTATTCTGACAAGGTATGGACCATCACCATCACAGTGGAAAATGTGGTGACCAACAACCAGGTAACCGGTGTGAAAGTCACGAAGGTTGAATATAAGGACAACGACGGAAACCTCTCTTCAGATGGATTCACCTTCACCAACGTATTCAACGGAACCCCGGCTCTAAATCTCCACAAGTCCATGAGCATCAACGGCGGTCCCATCACGGATGTGAAAGAGGCACAGCCGGTCAATGCGGGCGATTCTGTCACCTACTACCTGACAGCATCCGTTCCCGGCGATGCAACCGCTGCAGCCAGAGACGTGGTGATCACCGATGTGGTGCCTGCACCTGTCGGTGATGCTGCAGCCGAACTGACCCTGATTGACAAAGGAACAGCTTCCTTTGATGCATCGAAGAATCTGCTGACCTGGAACGTTGGGGACATTGGCGTGAACAAAGCTGTGACCGTGAGCTGGACCGTACGTGTTCCGGCAGTGACTGTGGATACACACTGGACCAACATTGCGGCAGCGAAATACTCCAATAACCCGAAAGATCCTGACGAAGAAATCACTTCCAACGACGTGACTGTCGAGGAAACTCCTGTTCTGCCGGATGTGAAGATTTACAAGGCACAGTCGGTGAACAAACCGGGGGCTGCAGGTGTCGGCGGATTCTCGGATTCCAAGGATCCCGTCATGTCCGAACAGGGAAGTCTCGTGGTCTATGAACTGAAAGTCACCAACCATGGTACGGGTGCTGCGAAAAACGTAATCGTATCTGACAAGATTCCGACCAGCCAGGAAGAAAAGCTCTCGCTCGAATTTGTGCAGGCTTACGATGGCGGTACGTTCGACAAGGGAAATCAGACAGTGACCTGGAAGATTCCGGAACTGGCTCCTGGCGCTTCTGCCTGGGTACACTTCTCCGTGAAGATCCCGACGGCTTCGAAATGGAATTCCTGGACCAACCAGGCAACGGTGAAACACGAGGATCCGAAGGACCCAGGCAAGGAAACACCGGAAGAACCCTCCAACAAAGTCACCGTAGAAACCGACGTGCCGGCTCTGACCATCCAAAAGGACCAGAAGCTCAACGATGACGAACAGTTCACGCAGGAAATTCTCCATGCCCGTGACAAGGATATCGTCACGTACAAACTGACTGTGGCCAACACGAGCAAAGTGGAGGCAAAAGACGTTGTCCTGAAAGACAAAGTTCCCACAGGCACACCGGAAACTCCGCTTATTGTGATACCTGAATCCATTCAGGGCGGAAACCTGTATGCTGACGGAACCATCGTCTGGAATCTGGGCACAATACCTGCAGGCGAGAGCCGCGAAGTGACCTTCCAGGTTCGGGTTCCCTATGTCAAGGAACTGACCAGGTGGCTCAACGTCGCAACAGTCAACTACTCCAACAACCCGGATGGACCGGACAAACCGCAGGAATCCAACAAAGTGGAAGTCGAGGCGAAAGCACCGAAACTCCGTCTGGAGAAGTTCCAGAACTTTGAAGACGGACAGCCGGTAAAGACGCCGCTGACATCTCTGGGTGAAGAGGAAATCGTGACCTATACACTGCGGGCTGTCAATGAAGGCGAATTCACAGCGGAAAATGTCATCATTACCGATGAAATCCCTGACGGCACAACGCTGGTAAAGGACTCCATCTCGGATGGCGGCAAAGAACGCAACGGCGTCATTGAGTGGAACGTGGGCAACATCGAACCTGGACAGGCGAATGCGAAGACTGTTTCCTTCCAGGTAAAGCTGGATCCCATCACTGTGGCAACCACATGGAAAAACGGCGCATCGGCAGTGTATGACAACAACCCGGACAACCCGACGGATCCCAAAGATCCAAAGACACCGGTTGATTCGAACATTGTCGAGATCGAAGGTGATGTGCCGGCTCTTGTGATTGAAAAATCTCAGCAGAAAAACGATGAAGCACCTGCAACCCCCATTCTGGTGGATGCCGGTGATACCATTACCTACAGCCTGACTGTTTCCAACAACGGCAAGGCTGCTGCAAAAGATGTCGTTGTCCAAGACCCTGTACCGGAAGGACTGGAACTGGTGGAAAACTCCATTTCCGACGGTGGTACTGTCAAAGACGGTGTCATCACCTGGAGTCTGGGCACCCTCAGTGCCGGGGCATCGAAGAGCGTGACGTTCAAAGTCACTGCGCCGAAAGTCACCGAAGCCACGACCTGGATCAACGCAGCCAGCACAACTTATTCCAACAGAGAAGATCCGGAAGATCCCATTCCGTCCAACGAAGTGGAATCCAAAGCCGACGTTCCGCATCTGGTGATCGAAAAGGAACAGCAGAAGGCTGACGGCGACCTGACCAAAGACCTCATGGAAGTCAACGGCGGGGACATCGTGACGTATTACGTTTCTGTCACCAACGACGGCAACGCCGAAGCCAGAGACGTCAAAGTCACGGATACGGTGCCCGAAGGCCTGACTCTGGTGGATGGTTCCATTTCCGACAAGGGAACCGTGAAGAATGGTGTCATCACCTGGAAGCTGGGCAACCTGGCCAAAGGCGAAAAACGGACCGTTTCCTTCAAAGTCAATGTGCCGGAGGAACAGGGCATGTGGCGCAACATTGCCTACACGTTCTATCCCAACAACCCGGACAATGAGGATGGCGAGGATCCGAAGGAAGAGCCTTCCAACCCCGTGGACATCATTGAATGGCCTGAGGAAGGACCGAAACTGCTCATCGACAAGACACAGGCACTGAACAATGGCACACTTACCAGCGAAGTCCTCAAGGGCAAAGCCGGTGATGTGGTGACCTATGCGCTCACTGTCCGCAATGTCGGTAAGACAACTGCCGAGGGCATTACCGTGACAGATGTTGTTCCGAAAGGCCTGACATATGTCAATGGGTCCGCCAGTCACAATGCGGTGTATGACAACGGCAAACTGACATGGTACGTGGAGACACTGGAACCAGGCGAGAGTGTGACCCTGAAGTTCCAGGCGAAGCTGCCCATGGACAATGCAGCCGGCAGCTGGAAGAACGTTGCCAAGCTGACATACCAGAACGATCCGTCGGGACCGGAACACGAAACTCCGTCCAATGAAGTGGAAGTGAAGAAGGATCCCAACAAGGTTCCGACCACATCCACCAATGGAAAGCCGCATCCTGGAGCCAGCGCTCCCACTGCGACAAACACCGGTATCCTGACCTGGACACTGCTGGCAGCAGGGGCTGCGACAGGTGTTGCAGGTCTGGGCATTGCCGGACGCAGACGGAGAAAGCCGGTTTCCCGGAAACGGAAATAG
- a CDS encoding polyphenol oxidase family protein, producing the protein MKAIWHTTDVVHGGTTLKDRQAPENGNMALHVCQDPVAVLENRRILAGQTLPLDHWALPWQKHTANSHRVTADERGRGAADKDTSIMDVDAVWITEPDTLIGVFTADCVGLLVADPGIPLVACIHSGWKGTAQAITLKTMRELISVGGLDPARAQAWFSPSILQDSLEVGPEVIEAMKPLKELGLDVDAFWRRSEDPDSDRLYLDNQGLNVAMLRMAGLPAKNIHVSDLDTKTHPDCFSYRNEGRKTGEHFTFGWIESSDPGTGAS; encoded by the coding sequence ATGAAAGCAATTTGGCATACAACGGATGTCGTTCATGGGGGAACGACTTTGAAGGACCGGCAGGCACCGGAGAACGGAAACATGGCGCTCCATGTCTGTCAGGATCCGGTGGCGGTGCTGGAAAACCGCCGGATACTCGCAGGCCAGACCCTGCCTCTGGACCACTGGGCGCTGCCGTGGCAGAAACATACGGCGAACAGTCACCGGGTGACGGCGGATGAACGCGGCAGGGGGGCAGCGGACAAAGACACGAGCATCATGGATGTGGATGCGGTGTGGATCACGGAGCCCGATACGCTGATCGGGGTCTTCACGGCTGACTGTGTGGGGCTGCTTGTGGCCGATCCGGGGATTCCGCTGGTGGCGTGCATTCATTCAGGGTGGAAGGGCACGGCCCAGGCCATCACGCTGAAGACCATGCGGGAACTCATCTCTGTGGGCGGACTGGATCCCGCCCGGGCGCAGGCCTGGTTCTCCCCTTCGATTCTTCAGGACTCCCTGGAGGTGGGGCCGGAGGTCATCGAAGCCATGAAACCATTGAAGGAACTAGGTCTGGATGTGGATGCCTTCTGGCGCCGTTCTGAGGATCCGGACAGTGACCGGCTGTATCTGGACAACCAGGGGCTGAATGTGGCGATGCTGCGCATGGCGGGTCTGCCGGCAAAAAACATCCATGTGTCGGATCTGGACACCAAAACACATCCCGACTGTTTCAGTTACCGGAATGAAGGACGGAAGACCGGGGAGCACTTCACATTTGGATGGATCGAGTCCTCAGATCCGGGAACGGGAGCGTCATGA
- a CDS encoding DeoR/GlpR family DNA-binding transcription regulator gives MRASKEKRLGRILEILEREEKMRVRELADELEITPETLRSDLGDLVRMSVVEREHGYVRLVQAPQETPMAIRSGHHVQEKIAVAYAALSTVKDGQVIYVDAGSTVLLGLQALARRRDLLVATNSLPGALKLAQMNIRTLVVGGMAYNPGERTYGNFATSVVDHIQFDVVFLGTDGFQDARGFTTVHDNELGLKRHLIAQTEKVVVVCDRSKFHDKAPFMFCTFAEADLLVTNRLTEQERNEVDGVREILEV, from the coding sequence ATGAGGGCGTCGAAGGAGAAGCGCCTGGGACGGATCCTGGAAATTCTGGAGCGGGAGGAGAAAATGCGGGTGCGCGAACTGGCGGATGAACTGGAAATCACGCCGGAGACCCTGCGCTCAGATCTCGGGGACCTTGTGCGGATGAGTGTGGTGGAGCGTGAACACGGCTATGTGCGGCTGGTGCAGGCGCCGCAGGAAACGCCCATGGCCATCCGCTCGGGGCATCATGTGCAGGAGAAGATCGCGGTGGCCTACGCCGCGCTGTCAACGGTGAAGGACGGCCAGGTGATTTATGTGGATGCCGGCAGTACGGTATTGCTGGGGCTCCAGGCGCTGGCGCGGCGCAGGGACCTGCTGGTGGCCACCAATTCGCTGCCCGGAGCGCTGAAACTGGCGCAGATGAACATCCGGACCCTGGTGGTGGGCGGTATGGCCTACAATCCCGGGGAGAGGACCTATGGCAATTTCGCCACCAGTGTGGTGGACCACATTCAGTTTGATGTGGTGTTTCTGGGAACCGACGGGTTTCAGGATGCGCGGGGATTTACGACAGTGCACGACAATGAGCTGGGGCTCAAGCGCCATCTGATTGCCCAGACGGAAAAAGTCGTGGTGGTCTGCGACCGGTCAAAGTTTCATGACAAGGCTCCGTTCATGTTCTGCACCTTCGCGGAGGCAGATCTGCTGGTGACAAACCGGCTGACGGAACAGGAGCGCAACGAGGTGGATGGTGTCAGGGAAATCCTGGAGGTATAG